The genomic region TGAGTGAGTTACCGATAGTTGTCGCAAAACCCCTTTCAAATGGCTCTGCAACGAACTTCCCGTAATTGGGAGTGTTCGCTTCCGTGTTGAATTCTATCTTCTTAGGACGTTTAAATCCTTTGAGTAAGCTTTTGAGAGACAATTTGAGACCCTTCTATCAGATTTTATTTCGAATAAAGCTCTACGATTACCTGTTCTTTAACCGGTAGATCGATATGATGACGCTCAGGCAATGCCGTAACGTCCCCGCCAAAGTTTGTGTAATCTGCCGATAACCAGGATGGAACTCCCTGCAAAGACTGAGACAATCTAATGTTGTCAGCGATGAATGCAGAAGTTCTGAACTTCTCGCGGATTTCGACCTTATCCCCTACATTGAGTCTGTAGGAAGGAATATCCACTCTTTCTCCGTTTACGAGAACGTGTCTGTGAGCGATAAAGTTTCTCGCTTGGCGACGAGTCACCGCGAATCCGAGACGATACAGAACGTTGTCCAATCTTCTTTCCAGAAGCTGAAGAAGAATTTCACCGGTCACACCGTGAGAGTGAGAAGCTTCTTCGTAATATCTGCGGAATTGTTTTTCTAAAAGTCCGTAAGCTCTTTTCAGCTTTTGTTTTTCACGGAGCTGAGCGCCGTATTCCGACACTTTCCCCTTACGCTTTGTGGGCATACCAGGAGGCCCTTTGCGGTGAAATTTATCCTTATTAAAAGTATAACTGGACTTAAGGAAGAGATCGACTCCCTCCCTTCTCATGATTTTTACAACAGGACCTCTATATCTTGCCATTTGAAACTACCTTAGACCCTTCTTCTCTTGCGTGGACGGCAACCGTTGTGTGGAAGCGGAGTTACGTCCTTAATCATTTTAATATTCAATCCTCTGGCAACCAAAGAACGAATCGCGGATTCACGGCCGATTCCCGGTCCGGACACCATAACGTCGACTTCTTGAAGACCTGCTGAATCCATCGCTTTTTCAGCGGCGTTTCCTGCTGCGATCTGAGCCGCGTAAGGAGTGGATTTTTTGGATCCACGAAATCCCATCGCGCCCGAAGTGGACCAGGAAATCGTGTTTCCGGCCATATCGGTGATCGTAACGATCGTATTGTTAAAGGAAGCGGTAATATAAACCTTTCCGCGAGGAACGATCTTCTTTTCCTTCTTTTTAACTTTCTTTTCTTTCTTGGAAGATTTCTTATCGTCAGCCATGATTACTTAGTTACCTTTTTCTTATTCGCAACGGTTTTCTTTCCGCCCTTTCTGGTTCTGGCGTTGGTTCTGGTTCTTTGACCGTTCACCGGAAGACCTCTTCTATGTCTGAGTCCTCTGTAACAACCGATATCCATCAAACGTTTGATGTTCAGTTGGATTTCGGAACG from Leptospira kmetyi serovar Malaysia str. Bejo-Iso9 harbors:
- the rpsD gene encoding 30S ribosomal protein S4, translated to MARYRGPVVKIMRREGVDLFLKSSYTFNKDKFHRKGPPGMPTKRKGKVSEYGAQLREKQKLKRAYGLLEKQFRRYYEEASHSHGVTGEILLQLLERRLDNVLYRLGFAVTRRQARNFIAHRHVLVNGERVDIPSYRLNVGDKVEIREKFRTSAFIADNIRLSQSLQGVPSWLSADYTNFGGDVTALPERHHIDLPVKEQVIVELYSK
- the rpsK gene encoding 30S ribosomal protein S11, encoding MADDKKSSKKEKKVKKKEKKIVPRGKVYITASFNNTIVTITDMAGNTISWSTSGAMGFRGSKKSTPYAAQIAAGNAAEKAMDSAGLQEVDVMVSGPGIGRESAIRSLVARGLNIKMIKDVTPLPHNGCRPRKRRRV